A window of the Podospora bellae-mahoneyi strain CBS 112042 chromosome 6, whole genome shotgun sequence genome harbors these coding sequences:
- a CDS encoding hypothetical protein (COG:O; EggNog:ENOG503PAE1), which yields MASALTRVAEDGAISPSSSPSHAGVDQYFIAIGIDFGTTYSGVSWTRSHEWNPNDPRYIYDVMSWPGDPDHYQQRLDEAQVPTLVDPETGAWGYHCLSPTSNPIRWFKLLLLREGDAGVDVRSSKQLIEARSRLQKSQRYQKTGLVGLIADFLRGVWEHALEEIGREVEGLDGVPLKVAIATPAMWPEYANKTMIEAAQLAGITDPPPFRFVTLSWVQESEAAALCTLREKLKRPVKDIITYTIESVHPLRFREAIEGAGKLCGAFLIDQAFENHITIGNRSRPGIRNSKEFRDFVDHAWEYGLKRNFHTPASANRERIVEPVRLENLPRGLIPKHGLDRLVGRGKPTDIVSIERAVVEQWFSASYTGIRFLIGEQLQRLKAAGAKSPSKIFLVGGLGSSRYLHSTLNRQFNNILQVRRTWSAVARGATMAVLEGISIISRVVRQSYGIQALVPESEHNGPRYQPLKDEMYIGRDGVSRMKRMLWYFKEGDRADSNGMKVSHRVFIDFDSRHNTDLVIEVCLCNSDNPPPRKDKTVKPMCRFRCPMRALKYGDWQKLVDDEGMVTRIRLKNVMLSMIFDGELRCMLRTGDDHAEFELEMEPVVESEMEDGFEGGCRIGFL from the exons ATGGCTAGCGCTTTGACACGAGTGGCCGAAGACGGAGCCAtctcaccttcctcctcaccttcccatGCTGGCGTTGACCAATACTTCATCGCTATTGGTATCGACTTTGGAACCAC TTATTCTGGTGTTTCCTGGACAAGATCCCACGAATGGAATCCCAATGATCCACGATACATTTACGATGTCATGAGTTGGCCAGGGGACCCCGACCATTATCAACAAAGACTGGACGAAGCACAAGTACCTACCTTGGTTGACCCGGAAACCGGAGCCTGGGGATATCATTGCCTCTCACCCACCAGCAATCCCATACGGTGGTTCAagctcctgcttcttcgtGAAGGCGACGCAGGAGTTGATGTGCGGAGTAGTAAACAGCTCATTGAAGCCCGTTCGAGACTCCAAAAAAGTCAACGCTACCAGAAGACTGGTCTAGTCGGCCTCATTGCTGATTTTCTGAGGGGAGTATGGGAGCATGCGTTGGAAGAAATTGGGCGCGAAGTTGAAGGGCTCGATGGAGTGCCCTTGAAGGTAGCCATTGCCACTCCTGCCATGTGGCCTGAGTATGCCAACAAGACGATGATCGAAGCGGCGCAACTCGCGGGTATCACGGACCCACCTCCGTTCAGATTCGTTACCCTTTCTTGGGTTCAGGAGTCCGAGGCCGCGGCTCTCTGCACGCTGAGAGAAAAGCTCAAACGCCCTGTAAAA GATATTATCACCTACACTATTGAGTCTGTCCACCCCCTTCGATTCAGGGAAGCTATTGAAGGCGCTG GTAAACTTTGCGGTGCCTTCCTTATCGACCAAGCATTCGAAAATCATATTACGATTGGTAACAGGTCCCGGCCCGGCATCCGCAACAGCAAGGAATTCCGGGATTTTGTCGATCATGCGTGGGAGTATGGGCTGAAACGCAACTTTCACACGCCGGCCTCAGCTAACCGTGAGAGGATTGTTGAGCCTGTCAGGTTGGAGAACCTACCACGGGGTCTGATTCCCAAGCATGGCCTGGACAGGTTGGTGGGTAGAGGAAAGCCGACTGACATAGTATCCATCGAAAG AGCTGTTGTGGAACAGTGGTTCTCTGCCAGCTACACGGGAATTCGGTTTCTTATCGGCGAACAACTCCAGCGGCTCAAGGCGGCAGGAGCCAAGTCGCCTAGC AAAATATTTCTTGTTGGCGGCCTTGGCTCCTCGCGATATCTGCATTCAACTCTCAACAGGCAGTTCAACAACATCTTACAGGTCAGAAGGAC GTGGTCCGCCGTTGCTCGTGGAGCAACCATGGCTGTTCTCGAGGGGATCTCTATCATCTCCAGGGTGGTCAGACAGAGCTACGGGATCCAAGCTTTGGTGCCCGAAAGCGAACATAATGGACCTAGATATCAGCCCCTGAAAGATGAGATGTACATAGGACGTGACGGCGTTTCGCGTATGAAGAGAATGTTGTGGTACTTCAAAGAA GGCGATCGTGCAGATTCCAACGGGATGAAGGTCTCACATCGAGTTTTTATCGACTTTGATAGCCGGCATAACACCGATCTCGTGATCGAAGTTTGCTTGTGTAACTCTGACAATCCCCCACCGAGGAAGGACAAGACGGTCAAGCCTATGTGTCGTTTCAGATGTCCAATGAGGGCTCTGAAATATGGAGACTGGCAGAAattggttgatgatgaggggatGGTGACCCGAATTAGGCTCAAGAACGTTATGCTGTCGATGATCTTTGATGGTGAGCTCAGGTGTATGTTGAGGACTGGAGATGATCATGCGGAGTTTGAGCTGGAAATGGAGCCTGTTGTAGAgtcggagatggaggatggaTTTGAGGGAGGCTGCCGGATCGGATTCCTCTAG
- a CDS encoding hypothetical protein (EggNog:ENOG503PE36; COG:S), with product MYTDDELLLQNDKPPLEFRLGNRLIVAEKAELLLETVYRLELKRPPLLIALIQRFASLCPWARAHCPEWFLPATVILKKRKAGWEAEFETEKQAYDVLKTIQGTIVPYFYGEAVYDGSPALVLSLIEGETLTHLWRDLPEQVLQKRFEEALGALTSYGVHYTDAKLDNFMMRNDGRLMVFDFEQVKLGSTRSWEESPNRGNVGSIMRGLKMRRVHLERQQALVGPAWTRPHG from the exons ATGTATACGGATGACGAGCTACTGCTGCAAAATGATAAGCCCCCTTTG GAATTTCGTCTCGGTAACCGGCTCATCGTTGCTGAAAAGGCCGAGTTGTTGCTAGAGACGGTGTACCGCCTAGAGCTCAAACGACCCCCCTTGCTCATTGCGCTGATCCAACGATTCGCTTCTCTTTGCCCCTGGGCAAGAGCACATTGTCCCGAGTGGTTTTTACCAGCGACAGTTATCCTTAAGAAGCGAAAGGCCGGCTGGGAAGCAGAGTTCGAAACAGAAAAACAAGCCTACGACGTCTTGAAGACGATTCAGGGAACCATCGTGCCGTATTTCTATGGCGAAGCTGTGTATGATGGATCCCCAGCATTGGTTCTGTCCCTCATCGAGGGAGAGACCCTAACCCACCTTTGGCGCGATCTCCCCGAACAAGTTCTGCAAAAGCGGTTTGAGGAGGCTCTTGGTGCTCTGACATCATATGGAGTCCACTACACCGATGCGAAGTTGGACAACTTCATGATGCGGAATGACGGGCGATTGATGGTCTTTGACTTTGAGCAGGTGAAACTCGGAAGCACAAGGAGCTGGGAGGAAAGTCCCAATCGCGGCAATGTTGGTTCCATAATGAGAGGCTTGAAGATGAGGCGCGTGCATTTGGAGCGCCAGCAAGCCCTGGTTGGCCCTGCCTGGACTCGCCCACATGGTTAA
- a CDS encoding hypothetical protein (EggNog:ENOG503P0X5; COG:S): protein MSSSEKPKEGTVDAPKDAPKTTPSLAIGLTPRATSTGPSAAYIPQFSAATQMILKRLKGEPSNLGAALSQASRSPSITASIPSATYEDVKRRLVMSMNTSSQMSMQMPATAPLSMRAPSVPLPAPSLAIPPSNKSTSGMSAIRKVTAGLTGSSKNTPTKSSTAPKVLSSDSKVKKAKGKPNSRATGHSNKHRQRLKGQSADNSGISDSDSEVETPTTASTGNGPFSAGGGGDSTPTATMTKSGRQVLKPDAYNPAAMEAATKKRVHYGKRTAEQALCKKCSRMHSPSSNQIVFCDGCDAGWHQYCHDPFVSDDIVKNTSKNWFCSECAAKKERQGSHAKKLKQEHVPRGPPKKESWAGKSVQQKRAYLSTLPAQELVGLLMTSLELHPDLPIFPSPVVDTGVDASGAPRGLFAGGTTEGLFTRANANPTGQGINFMRKVQSNGSARGSQDRTAGQQEEEDEEDPLTLLWPKPGKGLYARLGADVLDEGGLLDAEGEDFEAFSSIVYDDRGRKVWENGMKV, encoded by the exons atgtctAGTTCAGAGAAGCCAAAAGAAGGGACTGTCGACGCGCCGAAAGATGCCCCCAAGACCACTCCATCCCTGGCGATTGGGTTGACACCGCGTGCTACCAGCACCGGTCCCTCGGCAGCATACATCCCTCAGTTCTCAGCGGCTACTCAGATGATTCTCAAGCGACTGAAAGGAGAGCCTAGTAATCTCGGAGCGGCCCTTTCGCAGGCCTCTCGCTCACCGTCTATCACGGCGAGCATCCCCTCAGCCACATATGAGGATGTCAAGAGAAGACTGGTCATGAGCATGAACACATCGTCCCAGATGTCCATGCAAATGCCTGCCACCGCACCACTCTCCATGAGAGCTCCCTCTGTGCCATTGCCAGCGCCCTCACTAGCTATCCCGCCATCCAACAAGAGCACCTCCGGCATGAGCGCCATCCGTAAAGTCACCGCTGGCCTTACCGGCTCCTCCAAGAATACCCCTACCAAGTCCTCTACTGCCCCAAAGGTCCTCTCCTCCGATAGCAAAGTCAAGAAAGCCAAAGGCAAACCCAACAGTCGGGCCACCGGCCATAGTAACAAACATCGCCAGCGCCTCAAGGGCCAGTCAGCAGATAACAGCGGCATCTCCGACTCGGATTCTGAAGTAGAAACCCctaccaccgccagcaccggCAATGGCCCCTTCTcagccggcggtggtggtgacagcaccccaaccgccaccatgaCCAAATCCGGTAGGCAGGTTCTGAAGCCCGACGCCTACAACCCAGCAGCCATGGAAGCGGCCACCAAGAAACGAGTCCACTACGGCAAACGGACCGCCGAGCAGGCTCTCTGCAAGAAGTGCAGCAGGATGCACTCCCCGAGCAGCAACCAGATTGTTTTCTGCGACGGGTGTGATGCGGGCTGGCATCAGTACTGTCACGACCCGTTCGTGTCAGATGACATCGTCAAGAACACGAGCAAGAACTGGTTCTGCTCGGAGTGTGCCGCCAAGAAGGAAAGACAGGGCAGTCATgcgaagaagctgaagcAAGAGCATGTTCCCAGGGGGCCGCCAAAGAAGGAGAGCTGGGCTGGGAAGAGCGTCCAGCAGAAGAGAGCATACTTGTCTACCTTGCCAGCACAGGAgcttgttggtttgttgatgacgaGCTTGGAGCTTCATCCTGATTTGCCAATTTTCCCTAGTCCGGTGGTGGACACGGGGGTTGACGCGAGTGGTGCGCCGAGGGGGCTGTTTGCCGGGGGTACAACAGAAGGTTTGTTTACGAGGGCGAATGCTAATCCTACTGGGCAAGGG ATTAATTTTATGAGAAAGGTCCAGTCCAATGGGAGTGCGAGAGGTAGCCAGGATCGGACGGCtgggcagcaggaggaggaagacgaggaagatcCACTGACGTTATTGTGGCCGAAGCCAGGGAAGGGACTGTATGCTAGGCTTGGGGCTGATGTACTGGATGAAGGGGGGCTTTTGGATGCGGAAGGGGAAGATTTTGAGGCGTTCAGCTCGATAGTATATGATGATCGCGGGAGGAAAGTGTGGGAGAATGGGATGAAGGTTTAA
- a CDS encoding hypothetical protein (COG:I; EggNog:ENOG503NU4P) yields the protein MSRILGVPRALLQLRGTGRRFGPGPGAFRTFSGSAASGDVTLPLEGYRVLDMTRVLAGPYCTQILGDLGAEVIKIEHPVRGDDTRAWGPPYASYKSGSALEGPGESAYFLGVNRNKKSLALSFQDPAGIEILHKLAAKCDILVENYIPGALKKYGLDFETIHKINPALIYASITGYGQNGPYSKRAGYDVMVEAEFGLMHITGARDGPPVKVGVAVTDLTTGLYTSNSIMAALLARAKTGKGQHIDAALSDCQTATLANIASSSLISGEKDTGRWGTAHPSIVPYKSFETKDGDILFGGGNDRLFGILCDGLGRPEWKEDEKYKINASRVAHRNELEAEIEKITVTKTTQEWLGIFEGKGMPYAAVNDVLTTLTHEHTQARNMVVEVEHGDCGPIKLVNTPIKYSHSKPRVRTPPPTLGQNTNEILREHLGMDDNQIQALRESGVVR from the exons ATGAGCCGCATACTTGGCGTCCCCCGTGCTCTCCTGCAGCTCCGCGGAACGGGCCGGCGTTTCGGACCCGGCCCGGGAGCCTTCCGAACGTTCTCCGGCTCGGCAGCTTCGGGAGACGTCACTCTTCCACTCGAGGGATACCGTGTGTTGGATATGACCAGAGTTCTCGCCGGT CCCTACTGTACACAAATCCTAGGTGACCTCGG AGCAGAAGTAATCAAAATTGAGCATCCGGTCAGAGGTGATGACACCAGGGCCTGGGGACCTCCATATGCAAGCTACAAGTCTGGCTCAGCTCTTGAAGGGCCTGGGGAGTCTGCCTACTTTCTAGGG GTTAACCGCAACAAAAAGTCCCTGGCCCTGTCATTTCAAGACCCAGCCGGGATCGAAATCCTTCATAAGCTAGCTGCCAAGTGTGATATTCTCGTCGAGAATTACATACCAGGAGCGCTTAAGAAGTATGGACTGGACTTTGAAACCATCCACAAGATCAACCCAGCTCTTATCTATGCCTCCATCACAGGATATGGCCAAAACGGGCCTTACTCCAAGCGTGCCGGCTACGATGTGATGGTAGAAGCCGAATTTGGTCTGATGCATATCACTGGCGCCAGAGACGGCCCTCCAGTCAAGGTTGGTGTTGCAGTAACAGACCTGACAACAGGCCTGTACACAAGCAACAGCATTATGGCTGCACTGCTCGCCCGAGCCAAAACTGGAAAAGGCCAGCATATTGACGCTGCACTGAGTGACTGTCAGACTGCAACTTTGGCAAATAttgccagcagcagcttaATCAGTGGGGAGAAGGATACCGGCCGATGGGGCACAGCTCATC CCTCTATTGTCCCTTACAAGTCCTTTGAGACAAAAGATGGTGATATcctctttggtggtggaaatgATCGTTTGTTCGGAATTCTTTGCGATGGCCTTGGTCGTCCAGAGTGGAAGGAAGATGAAAAGTATAAGATCAATGCTTCCAGGGTAGCACACCGGAATGAGCTAGAAGCCGAGATTGAGAAAATCACGGtaacaaaaacaacacagGAGTGGCTTGGTATCTTTGAGGGCAAGGGCATGCCTTATGCTGCTGTCAATGATGTCCTCACTACGTTGACCCATGAGCATACACAGGCAAGGAATatggtggtggaagtggaacATGGGGATTGCGGTCCCATCAAGCTGGTCAACACACCGATCAAATACTCCCACAGTAAGCCGAGAGTAcgaacaccaccaccgactcTCGGACAAAATACCAATGAGATCTTGAGAGAGCATCTTGGTATGGATGACAACCAAATCCAAGCACTGCGAGAAAGTGGTGTGGTTAGATAG
- a CDS encoding hypothetical protein (EggNog:ENOG503NY9E; BUSCO:EOG0926499W; COG:U) — protein sequence MSPHNQGESSHAQDDGIATGDLPTAGQSADQGAASNEPPTPAPASAAVEEDLLDLGNQDSQETEDGTVESSTLRQDKGKQSSSLDDSNDLMSSIATLKPATSPTTTTATQYLTIESRTYKDPTPPTPAPSQPPSRAPSTAATSRSRHGSSEPSPTRSDVGYDEKRYTSEDEQESGSRSEIQSIMEQFSEEGGGPGVEEVMSPRLEMASPLLGSPMSHPPRKSSLEPLTPSLAQQLQEGIQGLRISGSSPSDTRGKDKEDFGPPVPPKDDSMYPASPGRSQDDLRGNVDSPMSPSTLHRPPPPEPEPEPTLPFDFHRFLEQLRNKKADPVARYLKSFLSEFGKRQWMVHEQVKIISDFLTFIANKMGQCEVWRDVSDAEFDNAREGMEKLVMNRLYSQTFSPAIPPPQPIPGAKPRRRGGERPMGPGRRGQHQEDVERDEILAQKINIYSWVREDHLDIPPVNESGKRFLKLAQQELLKIKSYRAPRDKIICVLNCCKVIFGLLKHAKSDSSADSFMPMLIYVVLHANPEHLVSNVQYILRFRNQEKLGGEAGYYLSSLMGAIQFIENMDRTTLTITDEEFEQNVEAAVSAIAERHRAESPPPPPPQSEKSLALKAPFAGRVSADTDASLRPDTPRRSMSSNGGRDSGEYSGNDEKAAITGLLRTIQRPLSTIGRIFSDEPSSSEPSTSIASPARTPMPERPDGDARRQRLSAEEAAARQASAETAEAQRLHRAEHANIVETLAGMFPDLDKDIISDVVYQKEGRVGLAVDACLALSS from the exons ATGTCTCCCCATAATCAAGGAGAGAGCTCCCATGCCCAAGATGACGGGATAGCCACAGGCGACCTGCCAACGGCCGGTCAAAGTGCTGATCAGGGCGCTGCATCGAATgaacctccaaccccagccccGGCAAGCGCTGCCGTGGAAGAGGACCTTCTAGACTTGGGTAATCAGGACTCCCAAGAAACTGAGGACGGCACGGTGGAATCATCGACTCTTAGGCAGGACAAGGGAAAGCAGTCGTCGTCTCTTGACGATTCGAATGACCTGATGTCATCTATCGCTACGCTAAAGCCGGCTACTTCGCCAACTACCACGACTGCCACCCAGTATCTCACCATCGAATCCCGGACATACAAAGACCCTACCCCGCCGACGCCGgccccttctcaacctccttcccgAGCACCCTCTACGGCAGCAACTTCACGCTCAAGACATGGATCTTCAGAACCATCACCTACTAGGTCTGATGTTGGTTACGACGAGAAACGATATACCAGCGAAGATGAACAAGAAAGCGGGTCAAGATCAGAAATTCAGAGCATCATGGAACAGTTCAGCGAGGAAGGCGGGGGTCCAGGGGTAGAAGAGGTCATGAGTCCACGGCTGGAGATGGCATCGCCTCTTCTTGGAAGCCCAATGTCTCACCCACCACGGAAATCAAGCTTGGAGCCTCTCACTCCTAGTCTTGCTCAGCAGTTACAAGAAGGTATACAGGGACTACGCATATCAGGGTCGTCACCGTCAGACACACGTGGGAAGGACAAGGAAGACTTTGGACCGCCTGTTCCGCCAAAGGACGATTCAATGTACCCCGCCAGTCCAGGGCGTTCGCAGGATGATCTTCGAGGCAACGTGGACTCGCCAATGTCGCCGAGTACTCTCCAtcgccctccacccccagagCCCGAACCTGAACCGACGTTGCCATTTGATTTCCACCGATTCTTGGAACAGTTGCGCAATAAGAAAGCCGATCCTGTTGCCAGATATTTAAAGTCTTTCTTATCCGAGTTTGGAAAACGGCAATGGATGGTACATGAGCAGGTCAAGATAATTAGTGATTTCCTCACATTTATCGCCAACAAGATGGGCCAGTGCGAGGTCTGGCGCGACGTGTCCGATGCCGAATTTGACAATGCCCGCGAAGGCATGGAGAAACTTGTCATGAACCGCCTTTACAGCCAGACCTTTTCGCCCGCGATTCCACCGCCACAGCCAATTCCAGGAGCGAAGCCAAGGAGACGTGGCGGGGAGCGCCCGATGGGCCCTGGACGACGGGGACAGCACCaggaggatgttgagcgTGACGAGATTCTTGCTCAAAAGATCAACATCTATAGTTGGGTACGAGAAGACCACCTGGATATTCCACCTGTTAATGAAAGTGGCAAGCGGTTCTTGAAGCTCGCTCAGCAAGAGTTGTTGAAGATCAAGTCGTACCGGGCGCCGAGGGACAAGATCATTTGTGTATTGAACTGCTGCAAAGTCATATTCG GCTTGCTGAAACACGCAAAATCCGACTCCTCGGCTGACTCGTTTATGCCCATGTTAATCTACGTTGTCCTTCACGCAAATCCCGAGCATCTTGTTTCCAATGTCCAGTACATCCTAAGGTTTCGCAATCAAGAAAAGCTTGGTGGCGAAGCCGGGTACTATCTTTCTTCGTTGATGGGAGCTATTCAGTTCATCGAGAACATGGACCGGACGACATTAACTATTACTGACGAGGAATTCGAACAAAATGTCGAGGCTGCTGTGTCTGCCATCGCCGAGAGGCACCGTGCCgagtctccaccacctcctccgcctcagtCTGAGAAGTCTTTAGCATTGAAAGCACCGTTTGCGGGTCGTGTTTCAGCTGACACGGACGCGTCTCTTCGTCCAGATACCCCACGTCGTTCTATGTCGTCGAACGGAGGCCGTGATAGCGGTGAATACAGCGGGAATGATGAAAAGGCGGCCATCACCGGCCTTCTCCGGACGATTCAAAGACCACTCAGTACCATAGGCCGCATCTTTTCGGACGAGCCCTCGTCTTCGGAACCCAGTACGAGCATTGCCTCGCCAGCTCGGACGCCTATGCCAGAGAGACCTGATGGTGATGCCCGTCGGCAAAGGCTGTCTGCCGAGGAGGCAGCTGCTCGGCAAGCCAGTGCCGAGACAGCTGAGGCTCAGCGGCTACACCGAGCAGAACATGCCAATATCGTCGAGACGCTGGCTGGCATGTTTCCAGATCTTGACAAAGACATCATCAGCGATGTCGTTTACCAAAAGGAGGGAAG GGTTGGGCTGGCGGTTGATGCCTGCCTTGCTTTATCGTCATGA
- a CDS encoding hypothetical protein (EggNog:ENOG503NVJ7; COG:E), whose amino-acid sequence MCGIHAVISPSSCSFPEISPELHQNLVNRGPDYFGQVMRESSGGRWKLRFTSTVLALRGDRVTKQPLHDDSGSGGGNVLCWNGEGWRFMGEVIGEHENDGEVIYRELKEARSVEEVMGVWRGVEGPFAFVFYCEALQRVFWGRDRLGRRSLMVRRLEGGGVVLGSIADGEGKWEEVEADGVYSLGLGDGVARRHDWVEEGENLHRGI is encoded by the exons ATGTGCGGTATTCACGCCGtcatctccccctcttcttgttcATTCCCCGAAATCTCCCCGGAGTTGCACCAGAATCTTGTCAACCGCGGACCGGACTATTTCGGGCAGGTTATGCGGGAATCGTCGGGTGGGAGATGGAAGTTGCGGTTTACGTCTACTGTTTTGGCTTTGAGGGGCGACCGTGTCACGAAGCAGCCACTGCATGATGACAGTGGGAGCGGGGGTGGGAATGTGTTGTGCTGgaatggggaggggtggaggtttATGGGGGAAGTAATTGGGGAACATGAGAATGACGGGGAGGTTATTTACCGAGAGTTGAAAGAGGCGAGgtcggtggaggaggtgatgggggtttggaggggggttgaggggccTTTTGCGTTTGTTTTTTATTGTGAGGCGCTGCAAAGGGTGTTTTGGGGACGGGATCGGTTGGGGAGACGGtcgttgatggtgaggaggttggaggggggaggggtagtGTTGGGGAGTAttgcggatggggaggggaagtgggaggaggtggaggctgaTGGGGTTTATTCTCTTGGGTTGGGAGATGGGGTAGCGAGGAGGCATGattgggttgaggagggggagaaccTC CATCGGGGTATTTAA
- a CDS encoding hypothetical protein (EggNog:ENOG503NVJ7; COG:E), whose protein sequence is MDFSIACALYFAARGQGSVRSESPDLDSEPSPVSYTSPARVLLSGFGADELFGGYSRHAAAFQQDRYTGLVKELLRDVSRLAERNLGRDDRVMAHWGKEVRFPFLDERLVKWAIATPAWQKCDFEREEEKSGVEAAKRVLRLLAMELGMEGVAKEKKRAIQFGSRTAKMESGRDKGTALLS, encoded by the exons ATGGACTTTTCCATCGCATGCGCGCTTTACTTTGCCGCCCGAGGCCAAGGGTCAGTCAGATCAGAGAGTCCAGATCTGGACTCTGAGCCCTCACCTGTTTCGTACACATCGCCCGCGCGCGTCCTGCTTTCTGGCTTCGGCGCTGATGAGCTATTTGGTGGTTACTCGCgccatgctgctgctttccAGCAGGACAGATACACAGGGCTTGTGAAAGAGCTCCTGCGGGACGTAAGCCGCCTGGCCGAGAGAAATCTCGGGAGAGATGATAGAGTCATGGCCCATTGGGGCAAGGAGGTAAGATTTCCGTTTCTGGACGAACGTCTGGTCAAGTGGGCCATCGCAACGCCTGCGTGGCAGAAGTGTGATTTTgaaagggaggaagagaagagcggTGTTGAAGCTGCAAAGAGAGTCCTGCGTCTTCTGGCGATGGAGTTGGGCATGGAGGGTGTtgcgaaggagaagaagcgaGCT ATTCAGTTCGGCTCGAGGACAGCCAAGATGGAGAGCGGCCGTGACAAAGGGACAGCACTCTTGTCCTAG
- a CDS encoding hypothetical protein (EggNog:ENOG503PG5N), which produces MGEIKESSFQGPIKPPLAMPSAPGTPGTPGTPGTPSTPTGTNPSPVRPKLYRRQSRFTEEPMTERTPACSASIHSFDPSALDDPNVNTLTHTNTVQQFRTANRTVSRDLSHRSSNLRRDLNSFSFGGAPANPVLQEESPTAISRTGTLDPPPQPLSSPTTAEIPPPSGPLPLHRSAGLSPEEKRRVWLRLANSVLHSAPTLVLLYIMSTSISAFRSTAKFSSPGITLLSILYLDAILNIITCFRIRSPWPRWRLSLRFLFGLGYMILFFVYIGLGNEVFPKGYTYWNVPDKMATPLVYIFLWWLAAWDLAHLPVCRPELFSCARKRQGQQEGRRPSVALSELHPTSFRARVPSSVGGESVVSYTWRRWVQRTRTHSTGGVHFHEMGHNDVEMGPTRTRTREGDVIDEGESISGRRSESMRTGTAHSGEVTLRGDEVERRSGEKEKEAEAGGAGKRGEEGGRLEESPKTVRAADVGQ; this is translated from the exons ATGGGCGAGATCAAGGAATCGAGCTTTCAAGGGCCGATCAAGCCACCACTGGCGATGCCCTCTGCGCCGGGAACACCGGGGACACCGGGGACGCCGGGGACGCCATCGACACCTACTGGCACCAATCCGTCACCCGTCCGGCCGAAGCTCTACCGTCGCCAGTCTCGCTTCACGGAAGAGCCCATGACGGAGAGGACGCCTGCTTGCTCAGCGTCGATCCACTCCTTTGATCCCTCCGCCCTTGACGACCCAAACGTCAAtactctcacacacacaaacaccgTTCAGCAATTCCGCACCGCGAACAGGACCGTCAGTCGAGACCTAAGCCACAGGAGCAGCAACCTCAGACGGGACTTGAACAGCTTCTCCTTTGGAGGAGCACCAGCAAACCCCGTCCTGCAAGAGGAGTCCCCAACAGCAATATCAAGAACGGGGACTCTCGACCCCCCACCGCAACCCCTATCCTCCCCAACTACAGCAGagatcccaccaccatctggCCCTCTCCCACTACATCGATCAGCAGGCCTATCCCCTGAAGAGAAAAGACGGGTTTGGCTCCGGTTAGCAAACTCGGTATTGCACTCCGCGCCGACGTTGGTGCTGCTGTATATAAtgtccacctccatctcggcgTTCAGATCGACCGCCAAATTCTC CTCCCCGGGCATAACCCTCCTCTCAATCCTCTACCTCGACGCaatcctcaacatcatcacctgcTTCCGCATCCGCTCCCcctggccaagatggcggtTATCCCTCCGCTTTCTTTTCGGGCTAGGATACATGATCCTCTTTTTCGTGTACATCGGTCTCGGAAATGAGGTTTTCCCGAAGGGGTATACCTACTGGAACGTGCCAGACAAAATGGCTACACCGCTGGTGTATATCTTTCTCTGGTGGTTAGCCGCGTGGGATCTGGCCCACCTGCCGGTGTGCAGACCGGAGCTGTTTAGCTGTGCTAGGAAACGGCAGGGACAGCAGGAAGGGAGGAGACCGAGTGTTGCCTTGTCGGAATTGCACCCTACCAGCTTCCGGGCTAGGGTCCCGAGTagtgttgggggggagagcgTGGTAAGTTATAcctggaggaggtgggtgcaACGGACCAGGACGCATAGCACGGGGGGTGTTCACTTTCATGAGATGGGACATAATGATGTGGAGATGGGACCTAccaggacgaggacgagggagggggatgtcattgatgagggggagagtattagtgggaggaggtcggaGTCGATGAGGACGGGGACCGCGCATAGTGGGGAGGTTACACTaaggggggatgaggttgagaggaggagtggggagaaggagaaggaggctgaAGCTGGTGGCGCtgggaagagaggagaggaaggcgggCGGCTGGAGGAAAGCCCGAAGACGGTGAGGGCTGCTGATGTTGGGCAATGA